In the Acidovorax sp. A79 genome, one interval contains:
- a CDS encoding helix-turn-helix transcriptional regulator, giving the protein MPPVTPDLIPPREDPAGLPSTPDGTGAQQDPALLRRLLRAKDHMDAASHEAWPVKRLARVSGVSDAHFARSFRQAFGIPPHRYLLTRRIEQATTLLRDTDLPITEIAYATGWESLGTFGRTFRDVTGKSPSTLRIDARHEAQQLGSVPACFLKAAQRPDLATAVSEKRRRLAEGTNRPSTKEM; this is encoded by the coding sequence ATGCCGCCCGTGACTCCGGATCTCATTCCCCCGCGCGAAGACCCCGCCGGCCTGCCGTCCACGCCGGACGGGACCGGCGCGCAGCAGGACCCGGCCCTGCTGCGCCGCCTGCTGCGGGCGAAGGACCACATGGACGCCGCCTCGCACGAAGCGTGGCCGGTGAAGCGGCTGGCCCGGGTCAGCGGCGTCTCCGACGCCCATTTCGCGCGCTCGTTCCGGCAGGCCTTCGGCATTCCGCCGCACCGCTATTTGCTCACCCGGCGCATCGAGCAGGCGACCACGCTGCTGCGGGACACGGACCTTCCCATCACCGAGATCGCCTATGCCACCGGCTGGGAAAGCCTGGGCACTTTCGGCCGCACGTTCCGGGACGTCACCGGAAAAAGCCCGAGCACCCTGCGCATCGACGCCCGGCACGAGGCGCAGCAGCTGGGCAGCGTGCCCGCCTGTTTTCTGAAGGCCGCGCAGCGCCCGGACCTTGCCACCGCAGTTTCGGAGAAGCGCCGCCGCCTGGCGGAGGGTACAAACCGGCCCTCAACCAAGGAGATGTGA
- a CDS encoding VOC family protein, with protein MSQGIGVVGVYVNDQDEALAFYVDKLGFRVHTDVRNGAYRWLTVQHPEQPAFQLGLFTPGPPMHDEATAQALRAMVAKGAMPPLVLHVRDCRAACAHMRAQGVEFTQEPVDRFGQVDAGFRDPAGNGWKMIQAAGGPQ; from the coding sequence ATGAGCCAAGGTATCGGTGTGGTGGGTGTGTATGTCAACGACCAGGACGAAGCCCTGGCGTTCTATGTCGACAAGCTCGGATTCCGCGTCCACACGGACGTGCGCAATGGTGCCTACCGGTGGCTGACGGTGCAGCACCCCGAGCAGCCGGCGTTTCAGCTCGGCCTGTTCACGCCGGGGCCGCCGATGCACGACGAGGCCACGGCCCAGGCGCTGCGCGCCATGGTGGCCAAGGGGGCGATGCCGCCGCTGGTCCTGCATGTGCGCGACTGCCGCGCCGCATGCGCGCACATGCGCGCCCAGGGCGTGGAGTTCACCCAGGAGCCGGTGGACCGGTTCGGCCAGGTGGATGCGGGGTTCCGCGACCCGGCGGGCAACGGCTGGAAGATGATCCAGGCCGCGGGAGGCCCGCAATGA
- a CDS encoding tartrate dehydrogenase codes for MSTNTPYKIAVIPGDGIGKEVMPEGLRAVQAAAQRFGIPLETTTIDWASCDYYAAHGKMMPDDWKAQLSGMDAIFFGAVGWPATVPDHVSLWGSLLKFRREFDQYINLRPVRLFEGVPCPLAGRKPGDIDYYVVRENTEGEYTSLGGIMYEGTDREIVIQESVYSRHGANRLLKFAFDLAQSRPRKHVTLATKSNGIAISMPWWDQRAEEVAKDYPEITLDKQHIDILTARFVLQPGRFDVVAATNLFGDILSDLGPATTGTIGLAPSANLNPERTFPSLFEPVHGSAPDIYGKNIANPIAMIWSGALMLDFLTQGQGAGRQAHDAIVAAIEEVLRSGPRTPDLGGSADTTQVGAAIAALVSKG; via the coding sequence ATGAGCACCAACACCCCCTACAAGATCGCCGTCATCCCCGGCGACGGCATTGGCAAGGAAGTCATGCCCGAAGGCCTGCGCGCGGTGCAGGCCGCCGCCCAGCGCTTCGGCATCCCGCTGGAGACCACCACCATCGACTGGGCCAGCTGCGACTACTACGCCGCCCACGGAAAAATGATGCCCGACGACTGGAAAGCCCAGCTCTCGGGCATGGACGCCATCTTCTTCGGCGCCGTCGGCTGGCCCGCCACCGTGCCCGACCACGTCTCGCTGTGGGGGTCGCTGCTCAAGTTCCGCCGCGAATTCGACCAGTACATCAACCTGCGCCCCGTGCGCCTGTTCGAGGGCGTGCCGTGCCCGCTGGCGGGCAGGAAGCCCGGCGACATCGACTACTACGTGGTGCGCGAGAACACCGAGGGCGAGTACACCTCGCTCGGCGGCATCATGTACGAAGGCACCGACCGCGAGATCGTGATCCAGGAATCGGTCTACTCGCGCCATGGCGCCAACCGCCTGCTGAAGTTCGCGTTCGACCTGGCCCAGAGCCGCCCGCGCAAGCACGTGACCCTGGCCACCAAGAGCAACGGCATCGCCATCAGCATGCCCTGGTGGGACCAGCGCGCCGAGGAAGTCGCCAAGGACTACCCCGAGATCACGCTGGACAAGCAGCACATCGACATCCTCACCGCGCGCTTCGTGCTGCAGCCCGGGCGCTTCGACGTGGTGGCCGCCACCAACCTGTTCGGCGACATCCTCTCCGACCTGGGCCCCGCCACCACGGGCACCATCGGCCTGGCGCCCTCGGCCAACCTGAACCCCGAGCGCACGTTCCCCAGCCTGTTCGAGCCCGTGCACGGCTCGGCGCCGGACATCTACGGCAAGAACATCGCCAACCCCATCGCGATGATCTGGTCGGGCGCGCTGATGCTGGACTTCCTCACCCAGGGCCAGGGCGCGGGGCGGCAGGCGCACGATGCGATCGTGGCGGCCATCGAGGAGGTCCTGCGCAGCGGGCCGCGCACGCCGGACCTGGGCGGCTCGGCCGACACCACGCAGGTGGGCGCGGCCATCGCGGCGCTGGTTTCCAAGGGGTAG
- a CDS encoding LysR substrate-binding domain-containing protein, which translates to MHKNPATDDLRVFTVVVRKSSFGDAAAELGTSPAYVSKRIRLLEQELAVKLLHRTTRRVAVTEEGERVFHWAQRILDDMDQLLQEVAITRREPRGQLRVSSSFGFGRQIVAPALSRLVEQHPGLQVRLEVFDRLVDVAGEGFDLDVRVGDEIAPHLIARRLADNHRVLCAAPAYLASYGTPRALAELSSHDCLVIKERDHPFGVWRLRSGAVDETVKVRGPLSANNGEMAVQWAVDGRGIVLRSLWDVGAHLRAGRLVQVLPDWRQEANVWAVYPTRLDRSAKVRVCVEFLEVYFRQEAGRLQGMPGTA; encoded by the coding sequence GTGCATAAAAATCCGGCCACCGACGACCTGCGCGTGTTCACCGTGGTGGTGCGCAAATCGAGTTTTGGCGACGCGGCGGCGGAGCTGGGCACCTCGCCCGCGTACGTGAGCAAGCGCATCCGCCTGCTGGAGCAGGAACTGGCCGTGAAGCTCCTGCACCGCACCACGCGGCGCGTGGCCGTGACGGAGGAGGGCGAGCGTGTCTTCCACTGGGCGCAGCGCATCCTGGACGACATGGATCAGTTGCTGCAGGAGGTGGCCATCACCCGGCGCGAGCCGCGTGGTCAGCTGCGGGTGAGCAGCAGCTTTGGCTTTGGCCGCCAGATCGTGGCGCCCGCGCTGTCGCGGCTGGTGGAGCAGCACCCCGGCCTGCAGGTGCGGCTGGAAGTGTTCGACCGGCTGGTGGACGTGGCCGGCGAAGGGTTCGACCTGGACGTGCGCGTGGGCGACGAGATCGCTCCGCACCTGATCGCCCGCCGTCTGGCGGACAACCACCGCGTGCTGTGCGCGGCGCCCGCCTACCTGGCGAGCTACGGCACGCCGCGCGCGCTGGCGGAGCTGTCCAGCCACGACTGCCTGGTGATCAAGGAGCGCGACCACCCGTTCGGCGTGTGGCGGCTGCGCAGCGGCGCGGTGGACGAGACGGTGAAGGTGCGCGGCCCGCTGTCGGCCAACAACGGCGAGATGGCGGTGCAGTGGGCGGTGGACGGGCGCGGCATCGTGCTGCGTTCGCTGTGGGACGTGGGGGCGCACCTGCGTGCGGGAAGGCTGGTGCAGGTGCTGCCCGACTGGCGGCAGGAGGCCAACGTCTGGGCCGTGTACCCCACGCGGCTGGACCGCTCGGCCAAGGTGCGGGTGTGCGTGGAGTTCCTGGAGGTGTACTTCCGCCAGGAAGCGGGGCGCCTGCAGGGCATGCCCGGGACGGCCTGA
- a CDS encoding LysR substrate-binding domain-containing protein, which yields MNERLQGIEAFVAAVEAGSFALAAARLHRTRSAVGKGIARLEQRLGVRLFHRTTRSQSLTDDGQAYYERCRRALAELDAADAAVEAGRHEPVGTLRMSMPALFGRACVAPVLLGLAREHTGLRLDLHFSDRRVDLVEERIDLAIRSGVLDDSSTLAARPLGHQWMGLYAAPDYLARHGRPASWAALQAEAPRHAFASYGRDDGLKPWHYRDDATGEPRTFAVPARVRCDSLEVVAATAAAGLGIARLPKWLAAEPVAAGTLVKVFDEARPFGYELHAVWPQARALPRRTRVVIDALAAQLPALLGTR from the coding sequence ATGAACGAACGTTTGCAGGGAATCGAGGCCTTCGTGGCGGCCGTGGAGGCCGGCAGCTTCGCGCTGGCGGCGGCGCGGCTGCACCGCACCCGCTCGGCGGTGGGCAAGGGCATCGCGCGGCTGGAACAGCGGCTCGGGGTGCGGCTGTTCCACCGCACCACGCGCAGCCAGAGCCTGACCGACGACGGACAGGCCTACTACGAACGCTGCCGCCGCGCGCTGGCCGAACTCGACGCGGCCGATGCCGCCGTGGAGGCCGGCCGCCACGAGCCCGTGGGCACCCTGCGCATGAGCATGCCGGCGCTGTTCGGCCGCGCCTGCGTCGCGCCCGTGCTGCTGGGCCTGGCGCGCGAGCACACCGGCCTGCGGCTGGACCTGCACTTCAGCGACCGGCGGGTGGACCTGGTGGAAGAGCGGATCGATCTGGCCATCCGCAGCGGGGTGCTGGACGACAGCAGCACGCTCGCGGCCCGCCCGCTCGGGCATCAATGGATGGGCCTGTATGCCGCGCCGGACTACCTGGCGCGGCACGGCCGGCCGGCAAGCTGGGCGGCGCTGCAGGCCGAGGCGCCCCGCCACGCCTTCGCCAGCTACGGACGCGACGACGGGCTCAAGCCCTGGCACTACCGCGATGACGCCACGGGCGAGCCGCGCACGTTCGCGGTGCCCGCGCGCGTGCGCTGCGACAGCCTGGAAGTGGTGGCCGCCACGGCGGCGGCGGGGCTGGGCATCGCGCGGCTGCCCAAGTGGCTGGCGGCCGAGCCGGTGGCGGCCGGCACGCTGGTGAAGGTGTTCGACGAGGCACGCCCCTTCGGCTACGAGCTGCACGCCGTCTGGCCCCAGGCGCGCGCCCTGCCACGGCGCACGCGCGTCGTCATCGACGCGCTGGCCGCGCAGCTGCCCGCGCTGCTCGGGACCCGCTGA